CACGTTTAACGGGCATCCTTGGGGAGCGGGATCGACAGTCACGATCACCGTTCACGATCAAGACCATCCAGCCAGCAAGCCCTGGGGCGAAGAGGTGACGCTAAAGGATGAGATCTATCGCTTTAAAAATTGGCAGCCCGAAAAGGTCCGCGTGCTGATGAGCCTGAACATGGCCAAGACCGAATTGAAAGAACCGTACCACGTCCCCGTGTTGTGGGTGAAGGAATATGGCGATGGCAAAGCGATGCACATGAGCCTCGGGCATCGCGAAGACGTCTGGACCAACGAGACCTATCTCGCGTCGCTGTTGGGCGGGATGAAGTGGATGTTGGGCCAAGAGCCGGGCGACGCGACGCCGAACCCCGAACTCTCGGCGGCTCAGGAATTAAAAGCCAAAGCGGACACCGAAGCTGCGAAGAAATAACGCTTCGTCTTTCGTTCAATTCGACGTGGCCGCGGCCGCGTCGATGAAGGACGTGTCGATTCCCAAATCGTTTAACAACAGCCGACTCGAGATTCGACTCGACTCGTAGATCACCGGCAGCCCGCTGCCGGGATGCGTGCCGCCGCCGACAAGGTAGACGCCGTCGAGTTCCTCGAACCGGTTCTGTGGGCGGCGATGCAACATCTGCCCCAGGTTGTGAGCCAGATTAAACGTCGCCCCGCGATAGATCTTATGCTCTCCCGACCAGTCCGCTGGCGTGACGATCTTTTCATAGACGATCCGGTCGCGCAGATCGGGCAGCCCGATTTGCGACAAGCGATCGAGCGTCAGTTCGCGGAATCGCGGCGTCTCTTTTGCCCAGTCGATGTTCGGATGCTCGTGACTTACGGGGACCAGAACGTACAGCGAGCGATGTCCCTCGGGTGCCAGCGTCGGGTCGGTCACGCCGGGGTTCTGGACATAAAAGGAAGGATCGTCGGACAGCCGGTGGTCGATCTCGATGTCGCGGAGATTCTGTTGGTAATCCCGCGCGATGTGGATGTTGTGATGAGCCAGTCCGTCGATCTCGCCTCGCACACCCAGATACATCATGAAGGTGGAGCAGGAGTATTTTTTGCCGGCCAGCTTTTTGTCGGCCCACCGTCGCCGCAGCCTGTTGGGGACCAGGTCTCGCATCGCGGCGGAGAAGTCGGCGTTGATAACGATCGCATCGGCAGCGATCGTTTCGTTTTCGGTTTGCACTCCGGTCACGCGCCGTCCCGAAAACTGCAGTCCCGTGACCGGCTGGTTCAAGCGAATTTGCACTCCCATCGCCTGGGCGATCTCCGCCATCCGCTCGCTAACCGCCGCGCAACCGCCGATTGGATGATGGACTCCGTATTCGTATTCGAGGAACGACAGGATGCTGAACAGACTCGGGCAGCGAAACGGCGACATCCCCAGATACTTCGCCTGAAATGAAAGCGCGATCACCATCCGTGGATCGCTGAAATAACGTTCCAGCTCCGACCCCAGCGACCTCAACGGATGCAGCAGCGGGAAGGCCCTTAATACGTCGGGCCGCAGCAGATCCAACGGCGAGCTGAACGGAGACTCCAGGATCGGGCGGAACCGCGCCAGCTTGACGCGATTGTCGTCCAAGTACCGTTTCAACTGGCCGGCATCAGCTGGTGCGAACTGGCGAATCTGGCGGTCCATCGCTTCGAGATCGTTCGACGCGTCGATCTGTCCCCCTTGGCCGAAGGTCAGTCGATATTGAGTCTCCAGTCGTCGCATCGGCACCTCGGTGTCGAGGTCTCGGCCAACCGAAGCGAAGATCTCGCGCAAAACGCGCGGGTACAAGAAGAAGGTGGGGCCGAGATCGAAGCGGAACCGATCGGCCTCGATCGCCGAGGTCCTTCCGCCAACTTGGCCGCGGCGTTCCAACACCGTCACGTTCAACCCGGCAGCAGCCAACTGCATCGCCGTCGCCAGACCGCCCGGCCCGGCACCGATAATCACAACGTTTCGCTTCACGAAATTCCTTGTCAGCGCAACCGCACTCGATAGCTTTCCATTTTCGTCCGCGTTGGACGCCAGCTCCTGTTGCCACCCCGTCGGACCGCGCGTTGCGGACGCTTCGGCATTCTTGGTGCAAGCGTCCAGTTGGCCAAACCGCGAGGGGCCCAACTTCGACGACAAGCGTAAGTCAATTGTGCGGCAGAGGATACACCCATTGCGGCGGAACAAACTTGTTCGAATCGGCGTTGCCTTGGGAGGAAAACAAGCTAGAATTCGGGCGTGACGCAAGCGAGCTTGTTGCGGGAGCGATCCCGTGGCGGCAGAGCTGTGTCGCGGTTGGAACGCAGTTTTTATTTGATTGCGGTTTAGCCATCCAAGAGGTCCTCTGAAAAGGGGGCGATCTGGATTCGACCGGATGAATAGAAGCGCGTGCTCGCGTGTCGTGGTTGATCAGTTGGCCACGTAAAAAGCTGATCACAATTTTTAGTTGCAGACGAAAGTTTCGCACTGGCCGCCTAAGAACAGGTAGCCCGGATCTTTAGATGACCGCCAGAGTCGTCTTCTGTATCCGTCACAATTCTGGATCGCTCGCCGTCCTACTCGAGACGCGGAGAGTTAAACAAGATTCGAGTTAGCGAACCGGGGAGCCTGTCAGGCAGCGCCTTGGTAAGCGAATAGTCTTCCTCGAGGAGACATAAATAGTTTGACTACACACGTAGACGGTGCCGTGGATGCATCGCGGGACGCGGGTTCAATTCCCGCCGCCTCCACTAGGGCCAATTTGCGAGAAATCGCAAGTTGGCTCTTTTCATAGGTTTACGGCGATTTCCTTGCTTTCTGAAACCCCGTAGCGTCAAATAGGTCCAGTCGGAGGTCCAATTAGATTGGTTTCCGGGTCCAATTAGACGCTAGTGGATAGAGCCAGGGAGTATCGCTATCAACCATTCCAGCGGCAAAATCACGCGACGGCACAAACGTCGCAAATCAGGTCGAAACGGCGACGCCAAGGGAGAGCGATTCTCGCTCCAGGGGAAGCCGTTGGCGGTTTCCACGCGAACTTACTTCGCTGGAACTCGAGGCTCGCATCTCACGAATGCGGGAGTTGTGGAACGACCACCAGCAGTTCTTCCTCAGCCAAGTCTTTGTGGATCCAGAGGTGTTGATAGGACTTCCGGAATTCGTCGTTGAGGTAGAAGCCCAGAGGCTCTTGGGACGGCAAACACCCCACCTCGGTTCGACAGCGGAAGGCGGCCGGGGACCAGAGGAAAGAGCGTGGTCCGCGTTTGGGAGCAGCGGAAGGAACGGTGGCGTCACCGTGGCTGGCCGTGAAGCCCAATGGTCGCCGCTTGCCCTGTGGGTCGCCGAGCAAATCAGGCTGGGCATCCGCCCCATAACCCTTCCGCCACTGACTGAACTCCTCCCCTCCATCTATCGCAGCAAACACGTCGACTACCGGTTTGGCTTTTTTACCCAGTTGTTTTCGGGGCCTCGCGATTCGCACCCGCCAACTATCGACGACTTGTCGTGGCAGGATGCTTTCAAGTTGCTCAACCGACTGACGGCAGCCTACCCATCGGTCCCGTGGACCATGTCGCAGCAACATATCGATGACACGGCTCGGTTCCACGAACAGGTGGCACGAGAAGCCATCGTTACCACCGCAAAGGTTCGTTCCCAAAAGCCCCCAACCAAGAACAGCCCCCTTATTCCGGGAACGTTTCATGAGGCCCTGCGAGAATATTACCAGCACCGGAAGGCTTACTTCACCAAGGCTGGTGAATTTGATGGCAGCGGCCATCACATGCTCGGAATGATTGATAACTTTCAGAATCGACAACCTGACGTGCCCCTGGCAATGCTGGACTTTACGCGTTGTCTGGAGATCTACGACTTCTGGAAAAACCGTCCGCTCAACCTGAGAACGAAGGGGCCGCTTTCTAAAAAGCACTGTGCAAGTCACGTTGGCGAGCTCAGAAGGTTCTTTATATGGCTTCACACTTCCGACAAGTTTGCCTGGCGGCGTCCCGAAGACTTCGACTTGATCGAAACGAAAGTCAAACGTCTGCCCTCCGATCGACGTTCGATCCAGGACATCGATCTCAAGACTTTCAGCGTCGAGCACCTCAAGCTTATCTACAAGCACGCCATGCCAGCTCAACGGCTGAAATTATTATGGTGCCTGAACTGTTCGCACGGTGCAGCCGAGATTGGGCGGGTCGAGTGGGAAGATCTGTTTCTGAATCAGCGTCATCCATGGACCAGTGAAGGCCTCAAGTTTGACAGCGACGATGATGACTCATGGTGTGGGCTATTACGGCCAAAGACCGATGTTGTCGGTTGGTGGTTGCTGTGGCCAGAAACCGTCCAGCTGACGGAGTGGTGGAACGCCGAACTCCAGCAACGACTCAAGCGTGAATTGAAGCCGGCCGAGCGAATGCTACTGACGAACACAGGAGCAAATCTCTATCGCGACTCATCCCGTAATGCTCAGACGTCATTTTCCAACGAGTGGCGTCGATTACTTTCTCGCGTTGTCAAAGCGGAGGGGAAGGGTGCGGTCCCCAGTCTCCCCTTCGGAACGCTTCGAGATCAATTTAGCAACTGGCTCGGTAGCGAACAGAATCGAGCCGTGCTCGCCAGCGTTGCTCTGGCACACGGCATCCCGCACAAGGGCGACAAATTGCTTTTCAAACACTACTCAAATCGCCCCTGGGCCCATCTCTTCGAGGCTCAGAAAGATTACCGACAGCATCTCCAGCCAATGTTCGACGACGTTCCCGACCCGCTCGTTATTCACGATCCACTGACGAGCAAAATCATGGATCACTGGAACGCGGGAACCCGAGATGTCCGAGTGATCGCAAAAGAGTGTGAGGTGCATTCCACCACCGTTCGACAAAAGCTGAAAGACTGTGGCCTCGCTTGAACTGCTTGCCCGAATTCGCAGTGTACCAGTCCTTGCGTCCCGCAATGTAGCTTCGGCAATAGGCGATCACGGTCGTCGGTAGATCCCGAACCACTCTCGCCTCGCACAAACCGAGGGCTGCCAGGCGACTGTGCAGGCCATTTGGAATTCGGTCAAGCCATTGTCGCGTGCTCTTGCAAGGCGTTCTGGAGCGATCTGAACACTCGATCAAATACTCGATGCTTTCCTTCGCTTCCTCCGCGTCGGCTTTTGCAATCGTCCCTAGACCGATCACCTTGCGTTTCTTGTTGAGGTAGAACCGGAGTTTCCAGCTGTCGCGTCCGTCTTCTGTCGCATGCTGCAGTGATGCCATTGTGATCCTCTCGTCTGATCGTGATTTGCTTTCCGCTTACAAGACTCGCCACGAGACGAGCCTTGATGTTTCCCGCCATTCACTCTTCGTTATTCGTGGAGAGTGCCGCCAGCACGGCTTCGATGTCGAACAGGACTCGCCGGGCGGCCCTGATAACGGGAATCTTCTTCTCGGCCATCAATCGTTCAACGGTGCTAGTACTGACACCGAGCTTCTGGGCAAGTTCTGCCTTGCCGAGGCAACGAGGCTGTTTTACCACTCGCTCCGCGATCATGTCGGCCAACTGTTCGAGCTGACCAGGCGTGAGAGGTGAATTCGCCATCGCTCAACCCTCCATTGCTGATGAAGTGGAATGAGCATGTTGGACGCGTTGTGCCAAACAAGTCGGACGGACAAGTAGTAGGTGAAGTGCGATCTCTCTTCGAGATGGAGCCGGGGCGTATTGGCTCTCTGGTTTGGCCATCTTGAAAACCCTGGAACAAGTGGTGTCTCAACCCACTCGTTGGGCCTTCCTTGCGGAACTTAAAACAATCCCCTTGTGGAATTGACCAATGACGGTCTTCAGGTTAGCATTGGCCTTCGGGGGTCGTTAAGGACCCTAGGGTCCTTTGCGGTCACGCAAAGGCGAATACTATCCATGCAGTCGCGAAACGCGACAGGAATTGATAAATGCAATGAACAAGCAAATGCCCAACGACAATTCAGCCAACAAACCGCTCACGAAGCAAATGAAGGTGTTCCTCTCTCATCAGGAACATGCCGTCGTCACGATGGCAGCCAACATGAAGGGCATGAACGTCGGCGACTACATGAAACAGGCCGTGATCAATCAGGCCAAGAAAGACGCCAAAGAAATGAACAAGATCATCGACTCGATCTAAATTCCGGAATTTTGAATCGAGGATCAAGAGCCCACTGAAACCAAAGAGCCCACTGAAACGATTGTTAACCAATGATCGCAACTTTGCCTTTTTCTTCCCTGATGACTTGCTCAAGCCGATCCATGCGATCCACATCGGAAGCAACCGCCTCACTCGACACTCTCTCGGGAACCGAGCTCCATTCGAGATTCTGGTTTCACAAAGAAGAGATGTTCAGAGACATAGGATGGCGGGAAGAACAATGGCCAAGTTCAGTGGAATCCTTAACTACTCAGCTCTAACAGAAGGAGAACAACTCAAACCCCGGATGGAGAGGGTCATCTATATGGTGTCTTCATCTATCTTCGATCCGCACTGCTAATCATGCGGGTGCCGTTCGAGGGATACACGCTTGAGGAAGAGATGCTTGCATTATTGTTTTTTTTTCCTCGGGCTACCGCCCGAACCTCATTTTTTTTTTCAACCGGGGCTGGGCATACGTGCTCCGCCCCGGTTCTTTTCCTAAGACCAATTCACATCATCAAGGGCCCGTACACCTGTCCTACCAATCCATTTCGCCTCTTCGGCACCGTTATCTTCAACGCAACTATCTTGGCAACCGATCGGAGGACGAAAGCCCACTCGATGCGTATCACTCCGACGTCCAGGAGTGGGCTCGCATCAAGAAAGAACGGATGCACCAACATTGCTACTCTTTACTCGAGGCAGTCGCCAGCCCTCGAATGTTAGCGATCGCAATTGACAACATCGGTAGACGGCGAATCATCCGTGATGAGTATGCCTCACTCCCAAACTGGTATCCCTGGGATTGGTTGCGTGAAATTAAAAACCAACTGCTCGACGGCAGCTTTCGACGCGGGAAGTACACAAAGTACAAAATACCCAAGCCCGGCAAGAAAGGATCCCGAACGATCGAGGTTCCACCAGACGAAACCCGTATCGTTGCTCGCAATCTATCCAACCTGTTGACGCCGATCCTCGACCCTGATTTTTATGATTTCAGCATGGGGTTCCGTCCCAAGCGGTCACCGGCCCACTGCGTGATGACTGCGAAATCAATGATTGAGCGAGGGATGCACCACATGGTCGCATGTGACATTCGTGACGCGTTCGGAACGGTTCCCAAGAATCGGATGCTGCAAATCCTGCGTTCCCGCCTTCATCAGTCACCAGTGATGGGGTTAATCGAAGAACTGCTTGACCGGAATCGCAAGCGTGGCATCCCGCAGGGGCTTTCCTTTTCGCCGATCTGCCTCAATGTCTATCTGGATCACCTGCTGGATCGTTGGTGGTGCAAGAACTTCCCAGACACGATGCTTGTTCGTTACGCGGACGATCTCGCAGTCTTCTGCGATACCCAGGAAACTGCCAACCAATGTTTTGATGCACTCCGAAATCGCATTGTAAAAATCGGCATGCAGATCAACGAAAGTTCGCATGAGGCGATTAACGATCTCGCATGTGGTGACCGCGTGAACTGGACCGGCTTCAACCTGCGATCGGTCAATGGAGAACTGCGAGTCAGGGTCAATGAATCCAGCTGGTGCAAGCTGGAGGCCAACTTGTTGGAACAAAAACACAAACACGAAAAAGATGAATCACTCACCGGCTTTGAAGTCGCGTCAATCGGGATGTCATGGATGACACAGAAGGCTCTGGGCGTCAGCAAAGCTGAGGTGCCGGTTGTGGCTGAACGCGTTCGTGTATTGGCCGATCAATGCGGCATGAATATGTCTGAGTTCACTGACGAAGCCGCTCAGGCAGCTTGGAAGACGGGCCGACGCGTAGCCGAGCGTGCTCAGGTGGACGTGTCGCATTGGCTTCCTGCTGTTTGATCAATTCAATGGAACCGGATGTCGCGTCCTGTCGAAAACTGCGGTTAAGCGGTTGGTCTCAGCAGGGGGATGCGATGCGGTTGGCTCGTGAGCCTTTTCTTCGGTGGGTTCCTCGCTGACCAGTTCCGTGTGCGACTCCATTCGCGGGGCAAGAGCACGGGGCGTGGTCAAAGCCGTGAGGGCCTTCTCAAGGCGTCGAGCAGCACGCTGTGACGCCTCAACCTGGAATTTGGGCAACTCGATGCCCTTGCCGACGCACCTCGCCTCAATCAGACCATGGAAGCCCTGCTCAAGATTCGCGGCAACGACATGGTCAACCGTCAGTCGCTCCAGATGGCTGCCGGTGCCCTCTTCTATCAATCCTTGCCGAAGTTCTCGGGCACTCTTGAACATCACCTCTCGCTCAAACAAATCAGGACCCGAGACGGCACGAATCCATTCCGTTTGAACTTTGGCCGCAACGTGACCGTGTCGGCTGAACAGGTCTGGATTTCCCTGCATCGCTTGGCGAAGCGTGACTAACGCATCTCGGTCGCCGCCACGACACCGGCGAACCGCTTCTTCCAGAGCCACTTTTCCGGAAGCCAATTCACATGGTCCCAAGCCGTTGTCTCCCTGCTCCTGATTCTCGCATTCTGCAGACTTGATCATCTGACCGCTCCTTCGCTTTCGCTATCCTCGGCTTTTGGGGTTGTGATACCCGGTGGCATAAAGGTGGGCTTCAAAGAGTAATCGTGTTGAGCTCGCGTAATCCTCCGCCATCGAGTCGAGCTCAACGATCACTTCTCGAAGCTGCGAGTCTATTTTCTTCTGACAAGCCTCCGACTCCAAACGGAGCGATTCCGTCTTCGCACGCAGTCCCTTGCCGAAGTATTGTTTATGAACCCGGCTATCCGACATGCGTTGGCAAAGATAGAAGTATCTCCGACCGTTTCGACGCTTCTCCCACGCCACGTTGCATTACACTCTCTAAAAGTCCCGGTTATACAATTGATGCACGAAACATTGTATCGAAGGAACGGTATCCAGTGAACGCGAGTTTGAGTGACAGAATCAAGTTTTGTGGTTGTCGATGATTGGTGACGAAGGTCGAGTACCGGAAATGTGAATTCTACTGGAAGATTGCATTGTTGATTTCCTGCTCGTTGAAAAAAACTCTAACATAAATCGCATCAAAGGAAACGCTGTAGATATTTGACCGCAGGGATGCCAAAAACTTTGATGATTCGCAAGACACGCCAGTCGAATTGGCAATGGATACCTTACATTTAGCTTTGCGATCTTCCCTTTAGGCTCCTGACGCTCTTTAACAATTTCTAGCCGGACCTGCGGATTCGCGTCGAGATCCAGTTTT
Above is a genomic segment from Rosistilla ulvae containing:
- a CDS encoding ThuA domain-containing protein, encoding MVRLLFCFSLVASMAMLAIAEPARLLMVTQSAGYRHGPVKREKMPLSPAERAITELGVSTGLFRADCTQDVAADFTKEKLQHYDLVLFYTTGDLPIAEEDLDYFFNDWLKQKGHGFIGTHSAADTFHNYKPYWDMIGGTFNGHPWGAGSTVTITVHDQDHPASKPWGEEVTLKDEIYRFKNWQPEKVRVLMSLNMAKTELKEPYHVPVLWVKEYGDGKAMHMSLGHREDVWTNETYLASLLGGMKWMLGQEPGDATPNPELSAAQELKAKADTEAAKK
- a CDS encoding phytoene desaturase translates to MKRNVVIIGAGPGGLATAMQLAAAGLNVTVLERRGQVGGRTSAIEADRFRFDLGPTFFLYPRVLREIFASVGRDLDTEVPMRRLETQYRLTFGQGGQIDASNDLEAMDRQIRQFAPADAGQLKRYLDDNRVKLARFRPILESPFSSPLDLLRPDVLRAFPLLHPLRSLGSELERYFSDPRMVIALSFQAKYLGMSPFRCPSLFSILSFLEYEYGVHHPIGGCAAVSERMAEIAQAMGVQIRLNQPVTGLQFSGRRVTGVQTENETIAADAIVINADFSAAMRDLVPNRLRRRWADKKLAGKKYSCSTFMMYLGVRGEIDGLAHHNIHIARDYQQNLRDIEIDHRLSDDPSFYVQNPGVTDPTLAPEGHRSLYVLVPVSHEHPNIDWAKETPRFRELTLDRLSQIGLPDLRDRIVYEKIVTPADWSGEHKIYRGATFNLAHNLGQMLHRRPQNRFEELDGVYLVGGGTHPGSGLPVIYESSRISSRLLLNDLGIDTSFIDAAAATSN
- a CDS encoding helix-turn-helix transcriptional regulator, which produces MANSPLTPGQLEQLADMIAERVVKQPRCLGKAELAQKLGVSTSTVERLMAEKKIPVIRAARRVLFDIEAVLAALSTNNEE
- a CDS encoding reverse transcriptase domain-containing protein; translation: MLAIAIDNIGRRRIIRDEYASLPNWYPWDWLREIKNQLLDGSFRRGKYTKYKIPKPGKKGSRTIEVPPDETRIVARNLSNLLTPILDPDFYDFSMGFRPKRSPAHCVMTAKSMIERGMHHMVACDIRDAFGTVPKNRMLQILRSRLHQSPVMGLIEELLDRNRKRGIPQGLSFSPICLNVYLDHLLDRWWCKNFPDTMLVRYADDLAVFCDTQETANQCFDALRNRIVKIGMQINESSHEAINDLACGDRVNWTGFNLRSVNGELRVRVNESSWCKLEANLLEQKHKHEKDESLTGFEVASIGMSWMTQKALGVSKAEVPVVAERVRVLADQCGMNMSEFTDEAAQAAWKTGRRVAERAQVDVSHWLPAV